The Onthophagus taurus isolate NC chromosome 6, IU_Otau_3.0, whole genome shotgun sequence region CAATGATCTTCTGTTTTATGTATACCGGTATACCGTGCTAATGCTAAATTGGGCCAATAATAAACACATATTCGatgataaacttaaaagtgGGATTTACAAACTTGACTGTAACGATTGCGATTCTTTTTATATAGGACAAACTGGAAGGAATATCAATACTAGATTCAAGGAAcacttaaataaagaaaattctactttttataaacatttaaaagaacATAAACATAAAACTGATATATCCAAAATTAAACTTCTAAAACATCTTAATAAATCCAGAAAAATGGACCTATTTGAGGAGTGCTATATAAAATCATACCACATTAAAAACCCTGACCatattttgaatgaaattactgattttaacaattataataGATATTTTACACCTTTCATATAATTTCAAACTCACCGCTCTTGCATTTCGTTTGTCACATCCTGATACCAATTTTTCACTTTCTTAAGTTGTCATACTTACTTCCTCTTTTAACTGACCTCAGTCCGTTGTAACCAGTCGATATGTGCACACGACTCAAGTTTTTTGGTAACACTTAACGTTATAATACgctttcaataatattaatacccttttcttttacatttttaacgaTAAATTCCCCTTTTTTATAACACGCCTTCAGCTTTTACAGTTTTTTACGCCTGCCTTCagcatttcaaaaacttttttaaggtATCACCCGACGTTGGAGTTTTTAACCTGACATAGTAAACCCacgccgttttcaaaaatttcacttaaatctttaatccaaaattatatttttaatcatcggTTCGTCGTAGTTTTTGTAAGAGAAGTTTTTCCACATGATCATTTTTTCACGTGTTCAtcattcttagtttttgacggtaagaactttttataattttaattttatatcaccaACAAAAAACCCGTCAACTAGTAATAATTATCTTCCATTATTCTAGTCGTACCTGAAGACGCTTTTAGAAAAAGCGAAACATTGTTGTAccgaaattagaaaaaaataataaataatcatcgTGGACTTATTCGTTTTTATCCTATTAATACTCACCATGATGAACCTGGAGGCTACAATTGCCAATCTAAATTATATAGTTGATAACAATCTAACTCATTCATTTCGTAATATCTACATTTCTCTACGgattttgttaacaatttcAGTCTCAGTTGCTACAGCTactgtaagttttgtttaaacttGCTACATGTAAGAAgcaaaattatatttactcTTTGCTTAAATAAGCCTGAAAACATTTGTATCAAATCTTTGATAATTACCACTTTATATGTAAATCCATCtgatttctaatttattaatattttcttatcaAGAATTCAAATCGAGGTATTTATTTGGCATAACAATAAACCCGTTTTCTGCACAACATCGAGAATCTCCAAAACGAAAAGCATCGGGGCAACTTCGATGAAGAAGTTGcccttgaaatttttttagtgaCGTGATTATATATAACCTAAAGAGATTGAAGATGTTATACATATTGGCAAACGCGATTGTGAAGATGAATTTCTTGTTTgttgcaatatttttatttactccAAATTCAATAGAATCCATGTCGAATAATAGTAAGTactgtaataaaaactaataatttatttttaattaacaattttatacttgtAGAAGAGAAACCGAACAAGTGTGATgatttcaataacattaacaATCTCCTTTCTATAATGGACACTAATATAAgaaatttacaagaaaaagtACAAGTTTGTGATACTGTTCAATCACAGGTTTCATCTTTGCATTCTCAACTATCAATTCTCGATAGAAAATTAGGTATTATAAGCAAGTAATAACTGAGTTAACTAAATAGTTACTGTTTTTATAGCcacagaaatttttatttttagatctcAAGCTAAAATGAACGATttagaaacaaaattaaatctaattccAACGATGTTTGATGAAATGTCCACGAAAAtcattaatgaattaaaacattCCTTTAATGATAAATTTAGCGACAAAAATCAAGGTGAAGTTTTAGAGAAagttttaagtaaaataaaccaaatCGAAATTAATATAGAGGATTTAAAAGTTTCGTGTGATAAATCCGACATCAAAAACGTTCTcaatgaaaactttaaatcacaaaatttaaacatagAAAATCTAACGGAAAACTGTACTAAGCCCAAAGAAGCCGATAAAACTGCAATCGTATTAATCGAAAACACTCGAGatgaattaagaaatttagatTACAAACTAAATCGGGTTCCAGTCCATCTcgatgaaattttcataaagatAAATGTGTTGGAAAAATCAactaatcaaattaataataaactagaAGAAAAACATCAAGATGGCCTTTTAGAAAAcgttttaagtaaaataaacaatGTCGAAAATACcacagaaaatttaaaagaaaattttaaatcccaaaatgaaaatatcgaaaaactGATTAAAAAATGCAACAAACCAGACGAAACGAACACAAACATAACAATCGATGAAGAATCTTTGACTTTATCAAATTCTTTCGATTACACATTTTGCACCTTTGTCAAAAAGCAATCTGGTATATTCAAATTTcacacaaatttaattaatttaaaggaAGAAACGAGAGATTATGGAGTGAGATCGTGCGAACAGGGTTGGATGGTGATCCAAAACAGAAATTCATTCGAATACCaggaaaatttcaataaatcttgGTACCAATATAAACATGGTTTTGGCGATTTACGGAGAGAATTTTGGTTCGGAAACGATTATCTTCACCGATTATCGAATCAAAACGACCTAATATTACGAATTGAATTGGAAAGTTAtgataacgaaaaaaaatggGCTGAATATGAATCATTTAAAGTTGCAagtgaatatgaaaattatcgattaacaCTCGGACGTTTTAGTGGGTCGCTGTCAAATGATCTCCTCTATcataataacataaaatttagtaCTTATGATAAAGATAATGATAATAGCCCCTATCTTGCTTGTGCTGTTGGTTATGGAAACGGATGGTGGTTCGATAAGTGCTTTTATGCGAATTTAAACGGATTTCcttataaaaactttacaaaTGATAATACGGGAATTATTTGGTTTTCTTGGTTAAAATATGAACCTTTAAAAGCTGCTAAAATGATGAT contains the following coding sequences:
- the LOC111421755 gene encoding fibroleukin-like isoform X1, which gives rise to MLYILANAIVKMNFLFVAIFLFTPNSIESMSNNKEKPNKCDDFNNINNLLSIMDTNIRNLQEKVQVCDTVQSQVSSLHSQLSILDRKLATEIFIFRSQAKMNDLETKLNLIPTMFDEMSTKIINELKHSFNDKFSDKNQGEVLEKVLSKINQIEINIEDLKVSCDKSDIKNVLNENFKSQNLNIENLTENCTKPKEADKTAIVLIENTRDELRNLDYKLNRVPVHLDEIFIKINVLEKSTNQINNKLEEKHQDGLLENVLSKINNVENTTENLKENFKSQNENIEKLIKKCNKPDETNTNITIDEESLTLSNSFDYTFCTFVKKQSGIFKFHTNLINLKEETRDYGVRSCEQGWMVIQNRNSFEYQENFNKSWYQYKHGFGDLRREFWFGNDYLHRLSNQNDLILRIELESYDNEKKWAEYESFKVASEYENYRLTLGRFSGSLSNDLLYHNNIKFSTYDKDNDNSPYLACAVGYGNGWWFDKCFYANLNGFPYKNFTNDNTGIIWFSWLKYEPLKAAKMMIKPKQHLKRFQDLSYKRYNEL
- the LOC111421755 gene encoding fibroleukin-like isoform X2; this translates as MLYILANAIVKMNFLFVAIFLFTPNSIESMSNNKEKPNKCDDFNNINNLLSIMDTNIRNLQEKVQVCDTVQSQVSSLHSQLSILDRKLGIISKSQAKMNDLETKLNLIPTMFDEMSTKIINELKHSFNDKFSDKNQGEVLEKVLSKINQIEINIEDLKVSCDKSDIKNVLNENFKSQNLNIENLTENCTKPKEADKTAIVLIENTRDELRNLDYKLNRVPVHLDEIFIKINVLEKSTNQINNKLEEKHQDGLLENVLSKINNVENTTENLKENFKSQNENIEKLIKKCNKPDETNTNITIDEESLTLSNSFDYTFCTFVKKQSGIFKFHTNLINLKEETRDYGVRSCEQGWMVIQNRNSFEYQENFNKSWYQYKHGFGDLRREFWFGNDYLHRLSNQNDLILRIELESYDNEKKWAEYESFKVASEYENYRLTLGRFSGSLSNDLLYHNNIKFSTYDKDNDNSPYLACAVGYGNGWWFDKCFYANLNGFPYKNFTNDNTGIIWFSWLKYEPLKAAKMMIKPKQHLKRFQDLSYKRYNEL
- the LOC111421755 gene encoding fibrinogen-like protein 1 isoform X3, with the protein product MNDLETKLNLIPTMFDEMSTKIINELKHSFNDKFSDKNQGEVLEKVLSKINQIEINIEDLKVSCDKSDIKNVLNENFKSQNLNIENLTENCTKPKEADKTAIVLIENTRDELRNLDYKLNRVPVHLDEIFIKINVLEKSTNQINNKLEEKHQDGLLENVLSKINNVENTTENLKENFKSQNENIEKLIKKCNKPDETNTNITIDEESLTLSNSFDYTFCTFVKKQSGIFKFHTNLINLKEETRDYGVRSCEQGWMVIQNRNSFEYQENFNKSWYQYKHGFGDLRREFWFGNDYLHRLSNQNDLILRIELESYDNEKKWAEYESFKVASEYENYRLTLGRFSGSLSNDLLYHNNIKFSTYDKDNDNSPYLACAVGYGNGWWFDKCFYANLNGFPYKNFTNDNTGIIWFSWLKYEPLKAAKMMIKPKQHLKRFQDLSYKRYNEL